From the genome of Vicia villosa cultivar HV-30 ecotype Madison, WI linkage group LG2, Vvil1.0, whole genome shotgun sequence, one region includes:
- the LOC131653514 gene encoding J domain-containing protein spf31 produces the protein MGESNPTTNIQDDLLLKNFFAEVSEVERDNEVLRILGCFKLNPFEHLNLSFDSSIDEVKKQYRKISLMVHPDKCKHPQAKEAFGALAKAQQLLLDENERDYLLSQVNSAKEELRVKRKKHLKKDTASKMKSLVDEGKYDKQYEQSEEFKQELKLKVRELLTEKEWRRRKMQMRISEEEGRLKKDEEEQKEMWKRKREHEEQWEGTREKRVSSWRDFMKGGKKNKKGEIRPPKLKTEDPNKSYVQRPVKRG, from the exons ATGGGAGAATCAAACCCAACCACCAACATCCAAGACGATTTACTACTCAAAAATTTCTTCGCCGAAGTCAGCGAAGTCGAAAGAGACAACGAAGTCCTCAG gaTTCTTGGTTGTTTTAAGTTGAACCCATTTGAGCATTTGAACCTATCCTTTGATTCATCGATCGATGAAGTGAAGAAGCAGTACAGAAAG aTATCATTGATGGTTCATCCTGATAAATGTAAACATCCACAAGCAAAGGAGGCTTTTGGAG CACTAGCAAAAGCCCAACAATTATTACTCGATGAAAATGAAAGAGATTATCTTCTTAGCCAAGTTAATTCAGCAAAAG AAGAACTTAGAGTAAAGAGAAAGAAACATCTGAAGAAGGATACAGCCTCAAAAATGAAGTCCTTAGTTGATGAG GGAAAATATGATAAGCAATATGAACAGTCAGAAGAATTCAAGCAGGAGCTCAAACTCAAAGTTCGTGAACTATTAACCGAAAAAGAATGGAGGAGAAGGAAAATGCAAATGAGG ATATCAGAGGAGGAAGGAAGATTAAAAAAGGACGAAGAGGAACAGAAGGAAATGTGGAAAAGAAAGCGTGAGCATGAAGAGCAATGGGAAGGAACAAGAGAAAAAAGG GTATCTAGCTGGAGAGATTTTATGAAGGGTGGAAAGAAG AATAAAAAGGGAGAAATTCGCCCCCCTAAGCTCAAGACAGAAGATCCCAACAAATCCTACGTTCAGAGGCCTGTAAAAAGAGGATAG